A genomic stretch from Candidatus Flexicrinis proximus includes:
- a CDS encoding nitrogen fixation protein NifH, translating into MTSHDLFADNVLDWLLEESDPGVRYLALRDLLDRQPDDPELAAARAQAHTAGPIAAVLAHMEDQGFWVQPGSGYGPKYQGTVWSVILLAQLGASVSHDERIGRACAYLLDHALMPGGQFTASTAPSGTADCLQGNLLASLLDLGCDDPRLERAMEWMARSVTGEGVAPITDRNAAPRYYAGKCGPGFACGANNKLPCAWGAVKVMQAFGKWPEERVTPLIQRAIRQGIDFLFSTDPALAGYPAGYADHPSSNWWKFGFPVFYVTDLLQNVEALVALGCGSDPRLAGALEVVRQKRGARNRWPLEYGYTGKTWVNFGPKARPNKWVTLRALRVLKAAG; encoded by the coding sequence ATGACTTCACACGACCTGTTTGCCGACAACGTCCTCGATTGGCTATTGGAAGAGAGCGATCCGGGCGTGCGTTATCTCGCCTTGCGCGACCTGCTCGACCGCCAGCCGGACGACCCGGAGCTCGCCGCCGCCCGCGCGCAGGCCCATACCGCCGGCCCGATCGCTGCCGTGCTGGCCCACATGGAGGACCAGGGGTTCTGGGTTCAACCCGGTTCCGGCTACGGCCCCAAGTATCAGGGGACGGTCTGGTCGGTCATCCTGCTCGCCCAGCTTGGCGCATCGGTCTCGCACGACGAGCGCATTGGGCGCGCCTGCGCCTATCTGCTCGATCACGCGCTTATGCCGGGCGGCCAGTTCACGGCATCCACCGCCCCCTCCGGCACCGCCGACTGCCTGCAGGGCAATCTGCTCGCGTCCCTGCTGGACCTCGGCTGTGACGATCCCCGCTTGGAGCGCGCCATGGAATGGATGGCCCGCAGCGTCACCGGCGAAGGCGTCGCGCCGATCACCGACCGCAACGCCGCCCCGCGCTATTATGCCGGGAAGTGCGGGCCGGGTTTCGCTTGTGGCGCCAACAATAAGCTCCCCTGTGCCTGGGGCGCCGTCAAAGTCATGCAGGCCTTCGGCAAATGGCCGGAAGAGCGCGTCACGCCTCTGATTCAGCGCGCCATCCGGCAGGGAATCGACTTCCTGTTCAGCACCGACCCGGCGCTTGCCGGCTACCCGGCCGGTTACGCCGACCACCCCAGTTCCAACTGGTGGAAGTTCGGTTTTCCGGTGTTTTATGTCACCGATCTGCTCCAGAACGTCGAAGCCCTGGTCGCCCTCGGCTGCGGCAGCGATCCGCGGCTGGCCGGGGCGCTGGAAGTCGTCCGCCAGAAGCGCGGCGCGCGCAACCGCTGGCCGCTGGAATACGGCTATACCGGCAAGACCTGGGTCAACTTCGGGCCAAAGGCTCGGCCAAACAAGTGGGTGACTCTGCGCGCCCTGCGCGTCCTCAAAGCCGCCGGCTGA
- a CDS encoding META domain-containing protein, whose protein sequence is MKVILLALISLLGMTGAAAQEADGPTDLAGSQWQLVLMRNGGVVTPVILEGEVTLDFTNGTEFGGSGGCNSYGGALGIDGENVMIGPIVSTRMACADSARMTQESMYFERLQATARLEVVGRYLFLMAVNGRSELRFVARGAYGLTATPWTLTAYGPADDPSGVTGGAAPTLEFTSAGEYGAFGGCNQMGGSYSATGDTLTIEAGASTLIGCEPAASQQESAYFGLLAEVITYDFAANHLTLRTAEGSILRFTAADYAALAGTSWRLTAFVTDSSTTEVLESDAPWIRFGLDGRLGGSGGCNEISSDNYVVGGGRLRLGAIRITAVGCSEGQYEGQYYSWLGGTDHYEISDNRLILLTPDGRLEYAGSGK, encoded by the coding sequence ATGAAAGTCATACTTCTGGCGCTTATCAGCCTGCTGGGAATGACCGGCGCGGCGGCACAAGAGGCCGATGGCCCGACTGATCTGGCGGGATCGCAGTGGCAGCTGGTTTTGATGCGGAACGGGGGAGTTGTGACGCCGGTGATCCTCGAAGGGGAAGTCACGCTCGACTTTACGAACGGCACAGAGTTTGGCGGGTCGGGCGGCTGCAACAGCTACGGCGGCGCACTCGGCATTGACGGCGAAAATGTGATGATCGGGCCGATCGTCAGCACACGGATGGCGTGCGCCGACAGCGCGCGTATGACTCAGGAGAGCATGTATTTCGAGAGGCTGCAGGCCACGGCACGGCTCGAAGTGGTCGGCCGGTACCTGTTCCTGATGGCTGTGAACGGGCGGTCGGAACTGCGTTTCGTCGCCCGCGGCGCATACGGACTGACCGCCACGCCCTGGACGCTGACGGCCTATGGCCCGGCAGACGATCCAAGCGGCGTGACCGGTGGTGCGGCGCCCACACTGGAATTTACGAGTGCGGGCGAATACGGCGCATTTGGCGGCTGCAACCAGATGGGCGGCAGCTACAGCGCGACCGGCGATACGCTGACGATCGAAGCAGGCGCGTCGACGCTGATCGGCTGCGAACCCGCGGCGAGCCAGCAGGAATCGGCGTATTTCGGCCTGCTGGCGGAGGTGATTACTTATGACTTCGCCGCGAACCATCTGACGCTGAGGACGGCGGAGGGGAGCATCCTGCGGTTCACCGCGGCAGATTACGCCGCCCTGGCAGGGACGAGTTGGCGGTTGACGGCGTTCGTCACAGACAGCAGCACCACCGAGGTGCTGGAGTCGGATGCGCCGTGGATCAGATTTGGCCTGGACGGACGGCTCGGCGGCAGCGGCGGGTGCAACGAAATCAGCAGTGATAATTATGTTGTCGGCGGTGGCAGGCTGCGGCTCGGGGCGATTCGGATCACTGCGGTTGGCTGCTCAGAGGGCCAATACGAAGGCCAGTATTACAGCTGGTTGGGCGGCACGGACCATTATGAAATCAGCGATAACCGTCTGATCCTGCTGACGCCGGATGGCCGCCTCGAATATGCGGGGTCGGGCAAATAA
- a CDS encoding VWA domain-containing protein — protein sequence MKRQSFSILFVVLSAVMLLLTGSLAQAQAVPPIDPLPPVRWVPGVWTDPEWLTVDFHRVHATIEDQLATTSIDLQFTNTGEGLAEGTFVFPLPANAAVDRLTMIINGEAFDAKILSATEARSIYNEIVRQYRDPALLEYVGTQAIQANVFPIPPGESRRIQIDYSQLLPVDNGLVQYIYPLTTTRLVEQLSLSVEVSGNTPIGTVYSPSHQIAISRASDTSFRAGFEQTNAIADNDFTLYYGVSSDSISVSLLTYKESASADGFFLLLVQPPLRVDESQITPKDVVLVIDQSGSMQGEKWVQAQQAARYVLENLNPEDRFNVVVFSTGYRVYATDLQPASNAEDAAGWVDSLFAEGGTDINAGLLAALDMVEERPATILFMTDGVPTEGVTEVDSDPRQCRRRGQAERPCLQLRRRRRCQHAPARYCRA from the coding sequence ATGAAGCGCCAATCGTTTTCCATCCTTTTTGTCGTCCTGTCCGCCGTCATGCTGCTGCTCACCGGCAGTCTGGCCCAGGCCCAGGCCGTCCCGCCCATCGATCCGCTCCCGCCCGTCCGCTGGGTTCCCGGCGTCTGGACCGATCCTGAATGGCTGACCGTCGACTTCCACCGCGTCCATGCCACCATCGAGGACCAGCTCGCCACCACCAGCATCGACCTGCAGTTCACCAACACCGGCGAAGGGCTGGCCGAAGGCACCTTCGTCTTCCCGCTGCCGGCCAACGCCGCCGTCGACCGCCTGACCATGATCATCAACGGCGAAGCCTTCGACGCCAAGATCCTCTCGGCCACCGAGGCGCGCAGCATCTATAACGAGATCGTGCGCCAGTACCGCGACCCCGCCTTGCTCGAATACGTCGGCACGCAGGCCATTCAGGCCAACGTGTTCCCGATCCCGCCGGGCGAATCGCGCCGCATCCAGATCGACTATTCGCAGCTTCTGCCGGTCGATAACGGCCTCGTGCAGTACATCTATCCGCTGACCACCACCCGCCTGGTCGAACAGCTCTCGCTGTCGGTCGAAGTGAGCGGAAATACCCCGATCGGCACGGTCTATTCGCCGTCGCACCAGATCGCCATCAGCCGCGCCAGTGACACCTCGTTCCGCGCCGGCTTTGAACAGACCAACGCCATCGCCGATAACGACTTCACGCTCTACTACGGCGTCTCGTCCGACTCGATCAGCGTCAGCCTGCTCACCTACAAAGAGAGCGCCAGCGCCGACGGCTTCTTCCTGCTGCTCGTCCAGCCTCCCCTGCGCGTCGACGAAAGCCAGATCACGCCCAAGGATGTCGTGCTGGTGATCGACCAGTCCGGCTCGATGCAGGGCGAAAAGTGGGTGCAGGCCCAGCAGGCCGCCCGCTACGTGCTCGAAAACCTCAACCCGGAAGACCGCTTTAACGTCGTCGTCTTCAGCACCGGCTACCGCGTCTACGCGACCGATTTGCAGCCCGCCAGCAATGCCGAAGACGCCGCCGGCTGGGTTGACAGCCTGTTCGCCGAAGGCGGCACCGACATCAACGCCGGCCTGCTCGCTGCGCTCGATATGGTCGAAGAACGTCCCGCCACCATCCTGTTTATGACCGACGGCGTGCCGACCGAAGGCGTGACCGAAGTCGACAGCGATCCTCGCCAATGCCGGCGCCGCGGCCAAGCCGAACGCCCGTGTCTTCAGCTTCGGCGTCGGCGACGATGTCAACACGCTCCTGCTCGATACTGTCGTGCGTGA
- a CDS encoding PKD domain-containing protein produces MVLEQQENRAYDRPSDKLNYAYDLTTSHLSQIFSGVPIHFAWMPNSNDIAFIGDAACVTDCMTYSDLYLYHLTTSTTQVITSPSFETLAESMDKFLGISRFIWSPIHDRFYFEVYELSDVSSIAQLYSVGSNGDIDLEVDLAALYPSVTPTEPRALFLNTFDDDVYVVTYTKVPASGVRSQWSIIRGSEGTYSVIYQQGFGSDVRTIDSVAVSPNGKYIAINGADAARTSIGHIIVYDVSINETTLDAETSSLTCNLEWLSNTQLAFVESPSACQETHSPTQCDAFYIYDTSNDAIESAPELPTGDAYLVSPQVPPGLQPPVASASANQVITDLNGDGTETVTVAGSGSRDNDGMITSYVWTEVVNGNVVQHATVASPQILLSNGLHTIMLTVTDNDGATDTDEVEIIVTPLPTFIAEVEALPPNAMIPACKADVLAVARAMTAASN; encoded by the coding sequence GTGGTCCTTGAACAGCAAGAAAATCGCGCTTATGACCGGCCTTCTGATAAATTGAATTACGCTTATGACTTAACGACAAGCCATCTCAGCCAAATATTCTCTGGAGTACCTATTCATTTCGCTTGGATGCCAAATTCAAATGACATAGCGTTCATCGGTGATGCAGCCTGCGTTACCGACTGTATGACGTACAGCGATTTGTATCTATATCATTTGACAACTTCTACAACGCAGGTAATTACTTCTCCGAGTTTTGAGACTCTAGCCGAGTCTATGGACAAGTTCTTAGGCATCAGCAGATTCATTTGGTCGCCAATACACGACAGATTCTATTTCGAGGTATATGAACTCAGTGACGTTAGTAGTATCGCGCAATTGTATTCGGTAGGGTCAAACGGCGATATTGATCTTGAAGTTGACCTAGCCGCCCTCTATCCGAGCGTAACGCCAACTGAACCACGAGCGCTGTTCTTAAACACTTTCGATGATGACGTGTATGTTGTCACGTACACGAAAGTGCCGGCTAGCGGCGTCAGATCACAGTGGAGCATCATTAGGGGCAGCGAAGGCACATATTCCGTAATCTATCAGCAAGGCTTTGGATCAGACGTACGGACTATAGACTCGGTCGCCGTTTCCCCGAATGGCAAATATATCGCGATTAATGGTGCTGATGCCGCACGAACATCGATAGGGCACATCATTGTGTACGATGTGTCGATTAACGAAACAACCTTAGATGCTGAGACGTCATCGTTGACGTGCAACTTGGAATGGTTAAGCAATACGCAACTTGCTTTTGTTGAATCGCCATCAGCATGTCAAGAAACTCACAGTCCAACTCAATGTGACGCGTTTTACATTTATGATACGTCAAACGACGCAATAGAATCAGCACCTGAATTACCAACTGGCGACGCCTACCTCGTTTCACCACAAGTTCCGCCTGGACTGCAACCGCCGGTTGCTAGCGCAAGCGCGAATCAGGTCATAACCGATCTTAATGGAGATGGCACGGAAACCGTTACTGTGGCAGGCTCTGGAAGTCGGGATAATGACGGTATGATTACTTCGTACGTCTGGACGGAAGTTGTAAATGGAAATGTCGTTCAGCATGCAACCGTTGCGAGTCCGCAAATCCTGCTTTCGAACGGTCTGCATACGATCATGCTGACGGTCACGGACAACGACGGCGCAACGGATACCGACGAGGTAGAGATTATCGTCACCCCCCTTCCTACTTTCATCGCCGAAGTCGAAGCGCTGCCGCCCAACGCGATGATTCCCGCCTGCAAGGCCGATGTGCTGGCCGTCGCCCGTGCCATGACAGCGGCGTCGAACTAG
- a CDS encoding SH3 domain-containing protein, translated as MRRLILLAGLLTALLAAVPAGAQGGTNGTLTAGQPSSMQMVSGDVFLFDYVLEQTSQVTFQVISGTAQPTISIQRDGVEVAAELNPGGAFAIELTSILSSGRYVIEVAGANNTSGLVILSVQNQTPVPVAQLTPGVTATGILSPAQPVAVFEFGPLAEASFLFIDTFLPDRGVDVRIVNVTSGADVGSSSAQVLGARFQFAPSANLYQLQVGGSGTQVDTPFDVCLTFLRVGGCSGSVTVQPTQVSGEPTPVATEEVAAAACTVTPNASGGVNIRQSATTASIVVGALPTGTNAPVLGKSPDGSFFNIELNGINGWVSAGVVTANGDCANLPTVQPPAPIIPPTATPVPTNTPVPPPPTASGPCLFTITSPTFVYTTTIELIDYLYDQVQSGELIPNGRTADGQWFRLNYASSWLPASAIGQTVSRSGNCNNLPTVSP; from the coding sequence ATGAGACGCTTAATTCTGCTGGCCGGACTCCTGACTGCCTTGCTGGCAGCGGTGCCGGCAGGGGCGCAGGGCGGGACAAACGGCACGCTCACGGCGGGACAGCCATCGAGCATGCAGATGGTGTCCGGCGACGTATTTCTGTTCGATTACGTGCTGGAACAGACGAGTCAGGTCACGTTCCAGGTTATCAGCGGTACGGCACAGCCGACGATCAGCATCCAGCGCGACGGCGTCGAAGTCGCCGCGGAGCTTAATCCGGGCGGCGCGTTCGCGATAGAACTCACGTCGATCCTGAGCAGTGGGCGCTACGTGATCGAAGTCGCCGGGGCAAACAATACCAGCGGGCTGGTAATCCTGTCCGTGCAGAACCAGACGCCGGTTCCGGTCGCGCAGCTAACGCCCGGCGTGACGGCGACCGGTATCCTGTCGCCTGCACAGCCGGTGGCGGTGTTCGAATTCGGCCCACTGGCGGAGGCCAGCTTCCTGTTCATCGACACGTTCCTGCCGGATCGCGGCGTCGATGTCCGGATCGTCAACGTGACAAGCGGCGCGGATGTCGGCAGCAGCAGCGCGCAAGTGCTGGGCGCACGGTTCCAGTTCGCGCCGAGCGCCAACCTGTATCAACTGCAGGTCGGCGGGTCGGGAACGCAGGTCGATACGCCGTTCGACGTTTGCCTGACGTTCCTGCGCGTTGGCGGCTGTTCGGGCAGTGTGACGGTACAACCGACACAGGTCAGCGGCGAACCGACGCCGGTCGCCACGGAAGAGGTCGCGGCTGCGGCCTGCACGGTGACGCCGAACGCCTCCGGCGGCGTGAATATCCGCCAGTCGGCGACCACCGCCTCGATCGTCGTCGGGGCGCTGCCGACCGGCACCAACGCGCCGGTGCTGGGCAAGTCGCCGGACGGCAGCTTCTTCAATATCGAGCTGAATGGCATCAACGGCTGGGTGTCGGCTGGAGTGGTGACCGCGAACGGCGACTGCGCCAACCTGCCCACTGTACAGCCGCCGGCGCCAATCATCCCGCCGACCGCGACGCCGGTGCCGACCAATACGCCGGTTCCGCCGCCGCCCACGGCCAGCGGCCCGTGCCTGTTCACGATCACCAGCCCGACTTTCGTGTATACCACCACCATCGAACTGATCGATTACCTGTACGATCAGGTGCAGAGCGGCGAACTGATCCCGAACGGGCGGACGGCCGACGGCCAGTGGTTCCGCCTGAACTATGCGTCCTCATGGCTGCCGGCCAGCGCAATCGGCCAGACGGTGAGCCGCAGCGGCAACTGCAATAACCTGCCGACGGTTTCGCCGTAA
- a CDS encoding N-acyl homoserine lactonase family protein — translation MSQNAPQRLYLMQVGSMPEYQIPIVCYLVQTGDGKNILIDSGLPETMPEEGSDFENGQDVIEQLASIGLKPDDIDTVISTHYDLDHAGRHAAFTKAQYVVQRVHHLDAASNPRFAATRPQWDQPMERIRQVDGDTELLPGLELIETSGHVPGHQSVLVRLPQTGAVLLPIDAVPFGAGFTRDEQDDGSNPDAEAIRASTIKLLDLVEREHIGLVIFGHDMEQWERLKKAPAFYE, via the coding sequence ATGAGCCAGAATGCTCCGCAGCGTTTATATCTGATGCAGGTTGGGTCCATGCCGGAATACCAGATTCCGATTGTGTGCTATCTGGTGCAAACGGGCGACGGCAAGAATATTCTGATTGACAGTGGTCTGCCGGAGACTATGCCCGAAGAAGGATCGGACTTCGAGAATGGGCAGGACGTTATCGAGCAGTTGGCGAGCATTGGCTTAAAACCGGACGACATTGATACCGTCATTTCGACGCATTATGACCTTGACCATGCCGGAAGACACGCGGCATTCACGAAGGCGCAGTATGTAGTTCAGCGTGTGCATCATCTGGATGCGGCGAGCAACCCGCGTTTTGCTGCCACTCGACCCCAATGGGATCAGCCCATGGAGCGCATCCGGCAGGTGGACGGGGACACGGAACTGCTGCCGGGGCTGGAGCTGATTGAGACGAGCGGGCATGTACCGGGGCATCAATCGGTGCTGGTGCGGCTGCCCCAAACGGGCGCGGTTCTGCTGCCGATTGACGCTGTACCCTTCGGCGCGGGCTTTACCCGTGACGAGCAGGACGACGGCAGCAACCCGGACGCCGAAGCGATCCGCGCCAGCACGATTAAACTGCTTGATCTGGTCGAACGGGAGCACATCGGGCTGGTGATTTTCGGTCATGACATGGAGCAGTGGGAAAGGCTGAAAAAGGCGCCAGCGTTTTATGAGTAA
- a CDS encoding TolB family protein has protein sequence MDIATLRKWLAERDSISVLETVDVFTGVRTVLQEFDFVIEAPNWTRDGRYLVYNAQGRLFRYELATAAVNEIDTGFACDCNNDHVLSPDNTQLAISHFTNEDATSRIYIVPFAGGEPVLVTEKGPSYLHGWSPDGQSLSYCAERSGQYDIYSISVEGQAETQLTNTPGLDDGPEYSPDGQYIWFNSTRSGLMQIWRMKADGSEQTHVLREDANCWFPHVSPDGKWVVYIAYGKDDVSPADHPANKNVELRLIPAEGGNSKTIVKLFGGQGTMNVNSWSPDNRTIAFVSYRLKP, from the coding sequence ATGGATATCGCAACGCTACGAAAATGGCTCGCTGAACGCGACTCAATCAGTGTTTTAGAGACCGTGGACGTTTTCACAGGCGTGAGGACGGTTCTTCAGGAGTTTGATTTTGTCATTGAGGCGCCAAACTGGACGCGTGATGGCCGTTATCTGGTGTACAACGCTCAAGGGCGGTTGTTCAGGTATGAATTGGCGACCGCTGCCGTTAACGAAATCGACACCGGTTTTGCCTGTGACTGCAACAATGACCATGTCCTGTCACCGGATAACACCCAGCTTGCCATCAGTCATTTTACCAACGAAGATGCCACCTCACGGATTTATATCGTCCCGTTTGCAGGGGGCGAACCGGTACTCGTGACGGAAAAAGGACCCAGCTACCTGCATGGATGGTCGCCCGACGGTCAATCGCTCTCTTATTGTGCCGAGCGGAGTGGTCAGTACGACATTTATAGCATTTCAGTAGAGGGGCAGGCGGAGACACAACTGACCAACACGCCCGGCCTGGACGACGGCCCCGAGTACTCGCCCGATGGGCAGTATATCTGGTTTAACTCGACCCGCAGCGGGCTGATGCAGATCTGGCGCATGAAAGCCGATGGCTCTGAGCAGACCCATGTCCTCAGGGAGGATGCCAACTGCTGGTTCCCTCATGTCTCTCCGGATGGCAAATGGGTGGTGTATATCGCGTATGGCAAGGATGATGTGTCCCCGGCTGACCATCCGGCGAACAAAAACGTGGAACTTCGCCTGATTCCTGCTGAGGGCGGCAACTCAAAGACGATTGTGAAGCTGTTTGGGGGCCAGGGAACCATGAATGTGAATTCGTGGTCTCCGGATAATCGCACGATTGCCTTCGTTTCGTATCGACTTAAGCCATAA
- a CDS encoding LysM peptidoglycan-binding domain-containing protein: MTDRTLLDAFNDCIDRLATGQTVDAVLGVYPQHADKLGVMLRVANTARGVIEVPPAELAAARERVRATVLEALAAAAPMKPQLSVLPRARRMLAAAAVILMVGFVGALLVLNRQQQQFAIIESLTPPSETPTDTPTVTVTGTPSLTVTATETPSPTGTATEAPSATVTATETPPPTGTASETPSPTASQTVTDTTSATPDADATVTRTASATRTPTSSKTPTRTPTAGSMTPGTPDPSGCTRVRPTNWVVYRVRSGDTVSSLASATGITAQELIRVNCIVNPNLLGVGTELYLPRAPLTNNPSATAGGSNPNPTSGPSTPGNPVPTADPSHDDDDDDDDDDDDHSGSD, from the coding sequence ATGACCGACCGCACGCTGCTCGACGCCTTTAACGATTGTATCGACCGGTTGGCGACCGGCCAGACCGTAGACGCGGTGCTGGGCGTGTATCCGCAGCACGCCGACAAGCTGGGCGTGATGCTGCGGGTGGCGAACACGGCGCGGGGCGTGATCGAAGTGCCGCCGGCCGAGCTGGCGGCGGCGCGCGAACGGGTGCGGGCAACGGTACTCGAAGCGCTGGCCGCGGCGGCGCCGATGAAGCCGCAGCTTTCGGTGCTGCCGCGCGCGCGCCGGATGCTGGCTGCCGCTGCTGTAATCCTGATGGTCGGTTTCGTCGGGGCGCTGCTGGTGCTTAACCGCCAACAGCAGCAGTTTGCGATCATCGAGAGCCTGACGCCGCCCAGCGAGACCCCGACCGATACGCCCACTGTTACGGTGACCGGAACGCCATCCCTGACGGTTACGGCGACTGAAACGCCTTCGCCAACCGGCACAGCCACCGAGGCACCGTCCGCGACGGTTACGGCGACTGAAACGCCGCCGCCAACCGGAACAGCCAGTGAAACGCCATCGCCGACCGCTTCGCAGACGGTGACGGATACGACAAGCGCAACGCCGGATGCAGATGCGACGGTCACGCGGACGGCTTCAGCCACGCGGACGCCGACCTCGTCTAAGACGCCGACGCGCACGCCGACTGCCGGTTCGATGACGCCGGGCACACCTGATCCGAGCGGCTGTACGAGAGTGCGCCCGACCAACTGGGTTGTCTACCGCGTCCGCAGCGGCGATACGGTGTCCAGCCTGGCCAGCGCGACGGGGATCACCGCGCAGGAGCTGATTCGCGTGAACTGCATCGTCAACCCGAACCTGCTGGGGGTGGGCACCGAGCTGTACCTGCCGCGGGCGCCGCTGACGAACAATCCGAGCGCGACGGCCGGCGGGAGCAATCCTAACCCGACCTCCGGACCTTCGACGCCCGGCAATCCGGTTCCGACCGCTGACCCGTCGCATGACGACGATGACGACGATGACGATGATGACGACGACCACAGCGGATCGGACTGA
- a CDS encoding DUF4139 domain-containing protein has protein sequence MRKGFAVMISAGILATVLIGGGGASAQDTPAAPPPPDGVSITVYNRGTALIQDRRTFTLGQGESVLNFTDVASTIDATSVNIKSLTDPGGTTVLEQNYVYDLVDTSALLMRYVDQLISVTMSDGTVYSGILLSGAYGDIILREESGQVVVLHSGEARDVRFPALPEGLITRPTLRWFLNSAAGGAQQMELTYLAGGMTWTADYNFVLAQDQAALDVTGWVTVTNTSGASYKDAQLKLVAGDVNRIVDQYPIDDGVMMERAMAVPTSAPSVEQREFFEYQLYEVSRRVTLGSNETKQVEFVSKTGVPAKTFFVYDGSLPFYGYYSPIYDTSYGMTGVTTVGTYLEFTTDEDGGLGADLPAGRIRVYQQDTDGSALLIGENTINHTPEGEDVEIYLGNAFDLVGERKQVSFNQLSRDVYQETYEIRVRNRKDSDTVEIRVPERLSRWSNWEILNSSHTFTKTDSSSIEFRVDVAPQGETVITYTVQYVFNQ, from the coding sequence ATGCGTAAAGGATTTGCAGTGATGATCAGCGCAGGCATTCTCGCCACGGTCCTGATTGGCGGCGGCGGCGCTTCCGCCCAGGACACGCCCGCGGCCCCTCCGCCCCCTGATGGCGTCAGCATCACCGTCTATAACCGGGGCACTGCCCTCATTCAGGATCGCCGGACCTTCACGCTCGGCCAGGGCGAGTCGGTCCTCAATTTCACCGATGTCGCCTCGACCATCGACGCCACTTCCGTCAACATCAAGTCGCTGACCGACCCCGGCGGCACCACCGTCCTCGAACAGAATTACGTCTACGACCTCGTTGACACCTCCGCCCTCCTCATGCGCTACGTCGACCAGCTGATCTCGGTCACCATGAGCGACGGCACCGTCTATTCGGGCATCCTGCTCAGCGGCGCCTATGGCGACATCATCCTGCGCGAAGAATCCGGGCAGGTGGTCGTGCTGCACAGCGGCGAAGCCCGCGATGTCCGCTTCCCGGCCCTCCCCGAAGGTCTGATCACCCGCCCGACGCTCCGCTGGTTCCTCAACAGCGCCGCGGGGGGCGCCCAGCAGATGGAATTGACCTATCTGGCCGGCGGCATGACCTGGACCGCCGACTACAACTTCGTGCTGGCGCAGGATCAGGCTGCGCTGGACGTTACCGGCTGGGTCACCGTCACCAACACCAGCGGCGCCTCGTATAAAGACGCACAGTTGAAGCTGGTCGCCGGCGATGTCAACCGCATCGTCGACCAGTATCCGATCGACGACGGCGTCATGATGGAAAGGGCCATGGCCGTCCCCACCTCCGCCCCCAGTGTCGAGCAGCGCGAGTTCTTCGAGTACCAGCTGTATGAGGTTTCGCGCCGCGTCACCCTCGGTTCCAACGAGACCAAACAGGTCGAGTTCGTCAGCAAGACCGGCGTCCCCGCCAAGACCTTCTTTGTCTATGACGGCAGCCTGCCCTTTTACGGCTACTACAGCCCGATCTACGACACCTCTTACGGCATGACCGGCGTCACCACCGTCGGCACCTACCTCGAATTCACCACCGACGAAGACGGCGGCCTCGGCGCTGACCTTCCTGCCGGCCGCATCCGCGTCTACCAGCAGGATACCGACGGCTCCGCGCTCCTGATCGGCGAGAACACCATCAACCATACGCCCGAAGGCGAAGACGTCGAAATCTACCTCGGCAACGCCTTTGACCTCGTCGGCGAGCGCAAGCAGGTCAGCTTCAACCAGCTCAGCCGCGACGTCTATCAGGAAACCTACGAGATCCGCGTCCGCAACCGCAAGGACAGCGACACGGTCGAAATCCGCGTGCCGGAGCGCCTCTCGCGCTGGAGCAACTGGGAAATCCTCAACTCCTCGCACACCTTCACCAAGACCGACTCGTCCAGCATCGAGTTCCGCGTCGATGTCGCGCCCCAGGGCGAAACGGTCATCACCTACACCGTGCAGTACGTCTTCAACCAGTAA